The genomic DNA TGATTGAGATCACCGCAGGAAGTGACGCTGAAGCGGCCATGGTGCCCCCCTCCAAAGTGCGATCACCGGCTACGGAATCGGAGGTAATCCGAACAGTGTTGAGCGACGTAATGACTGCCATGTCGAGCAGCTCGCCTAGCATGGCGGGAACTACTCCGCCCACCCCGTCGGTAGACTGATTGCCTGCGACGATCAGATCAAAATCTGAACGTCTGAGCACAGCGGCGAGAACCTCAGCGGTGAGGCTCAGATCGGCCCCGACGAGCGCGTCGTCGACCACTTGCACAGCGGATGTCGCCCCCATAGCCAAACCCTTGCGGAGCGTTGACGTGGCCTGGTCAGGAACCATCGAAATCAACGTGACCTCCGTATCAGGCTGAGCGTCCGCGATCTTCAGCGCGACCTCGATTGCGCGTTCGCACACTTCATCGAGCACTTTCTCCGAAGCAGCTCGATCGGCGAGACCTGTCTCCAGATCGAGTAGTCGATCTCCGTATGTGTCTGGCACCACCTTTACCAGCACCGCAATCTTCATGGGGGCTCCTGATCTGTGTCGAAGTCATCGGTGCCCAGGGGTGGCAACCGTTATCGCTTTGCAGGGAGGGCAACTCTGAAGATGACCTTACCGGGTAGTTCAGCGTAGTGGTCCACACTCGACCAAAATAATCAGGTCCAGAGGGGGGTCCCTTCCACATCGCGCCAGGCAAGTCTCGCCGACCCCGACGTGCGCGAGTCGACCTGCTACGGCGAGGTGATCGACCAAGATATGAACAACGAGCGGCTTCCCATGGAGGGAAGTGTGGCATACAGTTGAACCGCCGGGTTCAACCCGAATCGGTCGGGCTCCCTGTTGTGCGGTCGCCGGCGTCCCGCTAGATGGGATGTGTTCCGACAGAGCGTGCACGCAAGTCCCGAAGAACCATGAAAGGTAAGCAATGAGTATTCGCGGAGCCGCGTTCATCGCAGGTGCGTACGAGCATCCACAACGCGTCATACCTGACAAGTCTCTCGGCCAGGTGCACGCGGAGGTCGCCGCAGGCGCCCTCCGGGACGCGGGACTGAGCTTCTCCGACGTCGACGCATACTTCTGCGCGGGGGACGCGCCTGGTCTCGGCGGAATTTCTATGGCGGACTACATGGGTTTGAAGCTGCGCTACACCGACTCGACCGAGACCGGCGGCTCGTCCTATATTGCCCACATCGGCCATGCGGCCGCA from Microbacterium profundi includes the following:
- a CDS encoding electron transfer flavoprotein subunit beta/FixA family protein, giving the protein MKIAVLVKVVPDTYGDRLLDLETGLADRAASEKVLDEVCERAIEVALKIADAQPDTEVTLISMVPDQATSTLRKGLAMGATSAVQVVDDALVGADLSLTAEVLAAVLRRSDFDLIVAGNQSTDGVGGVVPAMLGELLDMAVITSLNTVRITSDSVAGDRTLEGGTMAASASLPAVISITEQLPDARFPNFKGISAAKKKPLETLSLADLEVDPLDANAARSIMIAVAAAPPRSAGVKIIDEGDAGSRLADFLIQKRLA